From a single Candoia aspera isolate rCanAsp1 chromosome 2, rCanAsp1.hap2, whole genome shotgun sequence genomic region:
- the LOC134492074 gene encoding zinc finger protein 397-like translates to MERQGPARLVQRGQKSSHPVQLGATQEFLGGLDARLIKQEPEESPQQPWDAQWQDFLRAMQPSRSRQKCAQPPSPARSGDGSWSFFKGTTDLSQRPGRKSVTWPLPDPSEGCRGLVSSVRVKEEILEAEEAFGSETERQRFRQFCYQEAEGPKENFCQLQELCRQWLKPERRTKKQILELLVLEQFLAILPPEMQNWVKEGKPESCAQTVALAEDYLLRVQEADELQEKVSCPGEEGAVVNSPKSEQVPSEAVNSHLSAGAEEESNEEASFIGNDQGYENEEETSSFERHPQVGISGLSLARLNGKFYQVCGLEEMPGSEPHRESHQENQSGIPAIFHEDSLRENTFLEGSQKGKRRNTGPSWGAVLNHGFEFPPNRKMQKLYTCTYCGKISNNSAHMIIHERTHTGEKPYKCSECGKCFSTNCNLMKHTRVHTGEKPYQCADCGRSFSDKASLIVHERTHTGEKPYECPMCGKSFTSSSNLITHKRVHTGEKPYKCSECGQSFVHRPQLVIHIRTHTGEKPYECPECRKSFNQKADLIIHRRTHTGEKPYECPECGKSFISSSYLRKHERLHAGKKAHVGEETHKCSYCRKSFISRSKLLIHERTHTGEKPFECAECGKSFSTSSNLVNHKRVHTGEKPYQCSDCGQKFSTNSNLVNHRRVHTGEKPYKCSDCGQNFGHKASLRRHKRIHSRDVTRGVLGTGAKC, encoded by the exons ATGGAGAGGCAGGGACCAGCACGACTCGTCCAAAGAGGACAGAAGAGTTCTCACCCTGTTCAGCTTGGGGCCACCCAAGAGTTCCTGGGTGGGCTGGACGCCCGTTTGATTAAGCAGGAGCCGGAGGAGAGTCCCCAGCAGCCTTGGGACGCTCAGTGGCAGGACTTCCTGAGGGCGATGCAGCCCTCTCGTTCCAGACAGAAATGCGCCCAGCCACCCAGTCCTGCCCGGTCCGGGGATGGTTCCTGGTCCTTCTTCAAGGGAACCACTGATCTGAGTCAGAGGCCTGGGAGGAAGAGCGTAACCTGGCCCCTGCCGGACCCCAGCGAAGGTTGCCGAGGCCTCGTTTCCTCGGtgagggtgaaagaagaaattCTGGAGGCAGAGGAAGCCTTTGGCTCAGAAACGGAGCGCCAGCGTTTCAGGCAGTTCTGCTACCAGGAGGCCGAAGGGCCCAAAGAGAACTTTTGCCAACTGCAGGAGCTCTGCCGCCAGTGGCTGAAGCCTGAGAGGCGCACCAAGAAGCAGATCCTGGAGCTGctggtcctggagcagttcctggccatcctgcccccagagatgCAGAACTGGGTCAAGGAAGGCAAGCCGGAGAGCTGTGCCCAGACGGTTGCCCTGGCGGAGGATTACTTGCTGCGGGTGCAGGAGGCTGATGAACTGCAAGAGAAG GTTTCCTGTCCTGGGGAAGAGGGAGCTGTGGTTAATTCTCCCAAATCAGAGCAGGTGCCATCGGAAGCAGTGAACAGCCACCTCTCTGCAGGGGCCGAGGAAGAAAGCAACGAAGAGGCCAGTTTTATAG GCAATGACCAAGGTTACGAAAACGAGGAGGAGACCTCGTCCTTTGAAAGGCATCCCCAAGTAGGCATCAGCGGGCTGTCCTTGGCAAGACTCAATGGGAAGTTCTATCAGGTCTGTGGACTGGAAGAGATGCCAGGAAGTGAGCCTCACCGAGAAAGCCACCAGGAAAACCAATCAGGGATCCCAGCTATTTTTCACGAGGACAGCTTACGAGAAAACACCTTCCTGGAGGGAAGCCagaagggaaagaggaggaaTACGGGTCCCAGTTGGGGGGCAGTCCTGAACCACGGTTTTGAGTTTCCTCCGAACCGGAAAATGCAAAAACTCTACACGTGCACCTACTGTGGGAAGATCTCTAACAACAGCGCGCATATGATCATCCACGAGAGGACCCACACCGGCGAGAAGCCGTACAAGTGCTCAGAATGTGGAAAATGCTTCAGCACAAACTGCAACCTGATGAAACACACCCGGGTGCACACGGGCGAGAAGCCCTACCAGTGTGCCGACTGTGGCAGGAGCTTCAGTGACAAGGCCTCGCTCATTGTGCACGAGAGGACCCACACCGGGGAGAAGCCGTACGAGTGCCCCATGTGCGGGAAGAGCTTCACCTCCAGCTCCAACCTCATCACGCACAAGCGGGtgcacacgggggagaagccctacAAATGTTCTGAATGTGGGCAGAGTTTTGTCCACCGGCCGCAGCTGGTTATCCATATCCGGACGCACACCGGGGAGAAGCCGTACGAGTGCCCCGAGTGCCGGAAGAGCTTCAATCAGAAAGCTGACCTCATCATCCACCGGCGcacccacacgggggagaagccctacGAGTGCCCCGAGTGCGGGAAGAGCTTCATCTCCAGCTCTTACCTCCGGAAGCACGAGCGGCTGCATGCGGGGAAGAAGGCGCACGTCGGGGAGGAGACCCATAAGTGCAGCTACTGTAGGAAAAGCTTCATCAGCCGATCCAAGCTTCTCATCCATGAGAGgacccacacgggggagaagccctttGAATGTGccgagtgtgggaagagcttcagcacCAGCTCTAACTTGGTCAACCACAAGAGGGTCCACACGGGTGAGAAGCCGTACCAGTGCTCGGATTGCGGGCAGAAGTTCAGCACAAACTCAAACCTCGTCAACCACCGGCGGGTGCACACGGGAGAGAAGCCGTACAAGTGCTCCGACTGCGGGCAGAACTTTGGCCATAAAGCTTCTCTCCGGAGGCACAAGAGAATCCACTCCAGAGATGTCACCAGAGGCGTGCTTGGAACGGGGGCAAAATGTTAG
- the LOC134492126 gene encoding zinc finger protein OZF-like encodes METWAQKRGSEICAQVVALAKDFLLRQREKERWERRATGTDLPDTKQAHLDPDQERPFKPENHNNPISLGDAQESENEEEEALQPEDSRPNGASPGGDASWSNSHLRDVGETSRSHQTSDIKEGRRTGPPIPAYDEGHWRLKGPRIYNCGAVKMCMDCGKTFKQSSSLYRHRRLHTGEKPYGCAECGKSFSRKSHLIAHERTHTGEKPYDCTECGKSFSRKSHLTTHERIHTGEKPYKCGECGKCFSQSSALVAHERSHTGEKPFTCLDCGKNFHRRSGLSAHERTHTGEKPYRCTECGKSFSQSSGLLAHERTHTGEKPYRCTECGKSFCERTALVRHLRIHTGEKPYTCAVCGKSFSQSSGLLAHERTHTGEKPYKCSDCGKSFGHRSDLLRHQRILKRGKPYKCSECGKSFGRGSDLLQHQQIHTGEKPYKCAYCGKCFSWRSNLIKHERIHTRVKTYKCAV; translated from the exons ATGGAGACCTGGGCTCAAAAGCGGGGATCAGAGATCTGTGCCCAAGTGGTGGCCTTGGCAAAGGATTTTTTGTTGAGGCAGCGAGAGAAGGAAAGATGGGAGCGACGG GCTACTGGGACAGACCTTCCTGACACCAAGCAGGCCCACTTGGACCCTGACCAGGAGCGGCCCTTTAAGCCGGAGAACCATAACAATCCCATCTCCCTTG GTGATGCCCAGGAGAGTGAGAATGAGGAAGAGGAGGCCCTTCAGCCAGAAGATTCTCGGCCCAATGGGGCATCTCCAGGAGGAGATGCCTCCTGGAGCAATTCTCATCTGCGTGACGTGGGAGAAACTTCTAGAAGTCATCAGACCTCGGATATTAAAGAGGGGAGGAGAACGGGTCCTCCCATTCCAGCTTATGATGAAGGCCACTGGCGCTTGAAAGGGCCCAGGATCTACAACTGTGGGGCTGTGAAGATGTGCATGGACTGTGGGAAAACCTTTAAGCAGAGCTCCAGCCTGTATAGACACCGGAGactccacacaggggagaagccctatGGCTGTGCCGAGTGTGGTAAAAGCTTCAGCCGGAAGTCGCATCTTATTGCGCACGAGCGgactcacacaggggagaagccttaCGACTGCACAGAGTGTGGCAAGAGCTTCAGCCGGAAATCACACCTCACCACGCATGAGAGGATCCACACGGGGGAAAAACCCTACAAGTGTGGGGAGTGCGGGAAATGTTTCAGCCAGAGTTCGGCCCTTGTGGCGCATGAAAGATCCCACACTGGTGAGAAGCCATTTACATGCCTGGATTGCGGGAAGAACTTCCACCGGCGGTCAGGCCTTTCGGCCCATGAGAGgacccacacgggggagaaaccgtaCCGGTGCACTgagtgtgggaaaagttttagCCAGAGTTCAGGACTTTTGGCCCACGAACGGACCCACACAGGCGAGAAACCATACCGGTGCACtgagtgtgggaaaagcttctgCGAGCGCACAGCCCTCGTGAGACATCTGAGAATTCACACCGGGGAAAAACCATACACTTGTGCCgtgtgtggaaaaagtttcagccAGAGCTCGGGTCTTTTGGCGCATGAGCGcacccacacgggggagaaaccctacaaatgctcagactgtgggaaaagttttGGGCACCGCTCAGACCTTCTCAGGCACCAGAGAATCCTTAAAAGAGGGAAGCCGTATAAATGCTCCGAGTGTGGGAAAAGTTTCGGACGGGGCTCAGATCTCCTCCAGCATCAGcagatccacacgggggagaaaccgtaCAAATGCGCTTATTGCGGGAAGTGTTTCAGCTGGCGGTCGAACCTCATTAAACACGAGAGAATCCACACAAGGGTGAAAACTTATAAATGTGCAGTTTGA